The genomic interval CAAGTCACCCAGACAGCGCAGGCCATTCCTCTCCAAAGATGTAAATCGTGGGTCAATCATAGCTGGTATAAAAAGGTGATTATTACAGATGAGCATTGCTTTAGAGAGGGAAAGCCACCCAAAGTGTCGTCTAATTTGTGACCATACAATGTGTAGAATTTtaactgcagtactcattttaaacactaggtgtctgagttacatattgctcctttaaaacatcttttcttCATGGGAGATGAACAGTAAACATCCAAACATAGCACacttcaaagcaaaaaaaactagctgctgatgtgtttaaatgtttgtttttttattctccatcaGTGCTGCTCAGAGTCAAACCACACTGGAGTCCCTGCAGTGCCACTTCACCTGGGACCTGGACCGCAGCAGGCCGAAACTTTTACGTCTCACAGACAAGATGGAGGACTTCAGCACAGAGGAGGGAAATAAATGGCTGGGCCACAGTTACAACCTGTGGGGGTTCATTCAGTATAAACTGGGGTTAAATGAAGAGGCTAAGAGTTTGTTCCAGAAGGCTGCAGAGACCCTCAACAAGCTGAGAGATGCAGATGAGGGTCCTTGGTTAGTGGTGAACTACGGGAACCTGGCCTGGCTGCATCACCACATGGGAGATCTAGAGGAGAGTCAGGCTTACCTGTCAAAGGTTGATACCCTGATGGAAAAATACCCATCTCCATCCCAGGACGACCTCCATGCAGAGATCTACGCTGAAAAGGCCTGGACCCTGATGTTCTTAGGAGAGGATAAGAAGCTGGTTGTTGATTACTTTGAGAAAGCTGCCAGGATGCAGCCGGACATGGTGGAGTGGAACACCAGCTATGTCATATGGTTAAAGAACGCCCAAAACTTCAGTGACACAAGGCTGGACCCTGACCTGTTGGAGAAAATGAGACAAGCCAAGGAACGGGATCCAGAGAACTTGCACCTCGCTGCGCTCTACCTTGAACAACGGGCtaatgaaggagaaaacattCGAGATGAAGTCTGTGAGTTGGCTGGAAATGTGAGCACTCTGTGCTGCAGTGGCAGTGGCATGTGGGCCTTACTAAACCTTTACGTAGACCACATATCTGTTGATGACGCCATTGATTTGGCAGAGAAAGTTCTGAAAGAACATCCAGATGTGCATTATCTGAAGAGATGTGTTGCGTTCCTCTACAGATCGAGGATCGTTTATAAAAGCAGAAATTACCCTGATCCAGAACAAAGCATGATGGACAGAGCAATCGCTCTCCAcgaggagctgctctctctttacCCTCATTCTTCACTCAAAAAGGAAACAGACCTCGCAACTATCTATGCAAAGTCACATCACAGCAAGGCCAAAGCTGAGCAGATATTTCAGAAACTGCTCAAAAATGAACCAGCAGaacctgaagacaaacagaTGCTTTACAACAAATATGCAAATCATTTATACTTTAATCAAAATGACTCCCACGGGTCGACACAGTATCACATGAAGGCAGCAGCAATACCAAAAAAATCCTACTTCCGTAAGAAAAGCATCGGAAtcctggaggagaagaaagacagaggcataatgtgcagagaaataaaagagtttctcaGAAACCTGCAAGAGCCAATGCAATAAAGACAGGGAGGCAAATTTAGGGGGAACAATTTTgtccaagcaaaaaaaaacaactaatttcTACGAAGGTGTTTTGCTTTCATGTGGTAATAAAGAGCAAAAGAATCCTgaagaagaatgaaaaacagGAGGGGGCCAAGTATAAAAACTAACTAAAAACTAATTTCCTGTCattcaaaactatttgaaataaattaaaggaaggtttattttaattattttcttaattattttttatttttgggcttttatgcgtttatttagagataggacagtggatagagttagaaacagtggatagagttagaaacaggagagagagagagagagagagtcgggaaCGACTTACTAATTCAGGACGgagttcccttcatgacatcacaaagggcagtagccccttgcatccagagtggatttagaacaagaaacttcacacatgtttttggaagctctgagacttttttaaactgaagaagaggaggagaatatgtgacctttaaatcttaCACCCTAGCTCCTGGTAGGTGTGACGTCCTCTGTAAAACACGGTCGTCATGGTGAATActtaatgaagaaatgtgtgaattgtgattatcatgtattttgcttctgttgtgttttttcaatgctgtattttcagtttttataatTAATGGATTTTATAAGAATGTGCTTCACTTTGGATATTTAAAGTCCtcattgttcatgtgaaatttTATTTGCTGTGACCTGAAAATTATATATTAAgatgctcctgtttgctcaagCTGTGTTTAAGCTTCAAACCAATAAATGAACAGTGTGCACACCAAGAAATCGTCttgaagttgtttgtttcagtggtttcaccttcttcagttctaaactatcGGGAGGACGGCGCTAGAAATTTAAGCCTCGTCAGATCATAAGCGTCCTAATTCTGCTAAAGCCTATCACACTAAacgatttttaaaatcttgaaggggacacattattaaaaatccacttttagtgtttctgaacatatatttgggtaacctgataaacccatccagtcctttgtttgaggtctgcataagtcttacaacagagagaaaaatgctctgtttcaaatgtgctctccttgtgatgacacagtgggattctggtttaaaaaatgaccctcccctccccccctggtatctccacccatggactccacccccagcctagagcaaaacttttgcgcaggtcctccatttttattctctctacagaggagtgatgtctacctggaaaactcaggggggctcattgcatttaaagagacacacacaccaaaacggagcgttctgagagagctggtttatacagggtcacaaacatgacatgaataacAATGTTCACATCCAGCACAAAGATTAAATAGAAAACTAACACTCATTTCTAACATAATATATTCCTTATAATTATTAGAGTAAGTTATTTGGCAGAAATATTCTATATTGAATAGTAGCAGCGGCGTACGAGCGCCGCACGAGTGGTCGCatgttacagcagctccagggttttttccttattttttcttacttttttctagcttatttttgtttattactTCCATAATCCACTACCACAAGATGGACACAACTCTTGTTGAGTTTGCACtggtatttctgttttttcaacCTACTGTTTACATCTTGGACCGCGGAGGTCTCGTGTAGCAGTGGCTCTATTGTTTACACCTGCGATCAGCTGTTAGCCCTCCGTAGCACTGCGAAGCTAACCGGCGAAAGACCCGATGTTCCCCGCGAGCTGAGGAGACGGAGACGGAGACGGGGTTGCCACGCCGGGGTAAAGTGAACAAGAGGAGACGTTTCAAACCCGTCCTTCCCTCGGTCATCACCGGGAATGTAAGATCTCTTCCCAATAAGATGGACGAGCTAGCGGTGCTAACCCGGCATCAGAGGGAATATGGGGAATGTAGCCTAATGCTGTTCACGGAGACCTGGCTAACGGAGCTAACACCGGACTCAAATGCTAAGCTGGATGGTTTTCAGCTGATGTGGGCTGACAGGACAAAGGAGAGCGgtaggaggaagggaggagggctGGCGGTGTTTGTGAACGATAGATGGTGTAATCCGGGGCACATCACTATCAAAGAACAACACTGCAGTAAGGACATTGAActgctagctgttagcatgagACCTTACTATCTGCCGCGGGAATTCTCGCATGTTATAGCGATAGCTGCGTATGTTCCCCCCTCTGCTAATGCCAGCTCGGCGTGTGATGTCCTGCACTCATTAacaaacaggctgcagacaCAGCACCCACAGGCCCTCTTCCTTATTACTGGGGACTTTAATCATACCTCTCCTTCCTCTACCCTGCCCACCTTCACACAATATGTCACCTGCCACACCAGAGACAATAAAATACTGGACCTTTTCTATGCCAACACCAAGGAGGCATacacctcatctcctctccctccccttggaagatcagatcacaacctgGTGTACCTCCTGCCTGTGTACAAAGCTCTGGTACACAGACAACCAGCTGTCACCCGCACTGTTAAAAGATGGTCCGATGAGACGGAAGAGGCTCTTAAGGACTGTTTTGAGACAACTGCGTGGGAAGTGTTCTGTGATGACCATGGGGAGAACATTGACAGTCTCACACACTGCATTACAGACTATATTAATTTCTGTGTGGATCACACCGTACCCACCAGGACTGTACGTTGTTTTGCCAACAGCAAACCGTGGATTACTCCTGAAATAAAGGTCCTCCTCAAGGACAAAAAGAGGGCTTTTAGGtcaggagacaaggaggagatgaagactgtgcagagagagctgaagagGAAGATCAGGGAGGGGAAACGCATCTacaggaggaagatggaggaacagctgcagcagaagaatGTCAGCGGAGTCTGGAAAGGcctgaaaaccatttcaggtcACAAGGACTCCAACACTGAACTGGTTAGGGATCAGGAATAGGTGAATGACCTTCAACAGATTTGAACAGCCATCCACTCCTCCCCCTACCCATTCCACTCTGCTGCAACGACCACCGTCTGCCCCCGCTGCTGACTGCACAACCCCCACCTCACCCCCCTGCACATCACTCTCTGCTCCCCCCATCACTCACAACACTGTCCAGCCCAGGTGAACAGAGAACTGAGGAAGCTGAAGGTCAGAAAGGCAGTTGGTCCGGACGGCATCAGCTCCAGGCTCCTCAAATcctgtgcagaccagctctgtgGGGTTATGGAGCACATGTTCAACTTGAGCCTGAAACTGGGGAGAGTACCAGAGCTCTGGAAGACATCCTGCGTGGTACCGGTGCCAAAGATATCCCGCCCCAAGGACTTCAACCACGACAGGCCAGTGGCACTGACGTCACACCTGATGAAGACCTTGGAGAGGTTGGTCCTTCACCATCTGCGCCCCCTGGTGAGCTCATCAATGGACCCACTGCAGTTCGCCTATCAGCCCGGCATCGGGGTGGATGATGCTGTCATCTACCTCACGCAGACATCTCTCTCACACCTGGAGAGGGCTGGGAGCACTGTGAGGATCATGTTCTATgatttctccagtgctttcaacaccataCAGCCCATGCTTCTGAGGGACAAGCTGGAACACACAGGAGTCGACCTGCACCTCACATCCTGGCTGCTGGACTATCTGACCAACCGGCCACAGTTTGTGAGGACACGGAACTGTGTGTCTGACCGGGTCATCTGCTGCACAGGGGCCCCACAGGGGGCCGTCTTGGCTCCCTTCCTTTTCACCCTGTACACTGCAGACTTCTCCCATAAGACACCTAActgtcacctgcagaagttctctgaTGACTCTGCCATTGTCGGCCTCATCACTGATGGGGacgagggggagtacagagaacTCAACCTGGACTTTGTGGACTGGTGCCAGCGGAACTGCCTCCAGATCAACGCGGGTAAAACCAAAGAGCTGGTGGTGGACTTCCGCAGGCGCAGACCCACTTCTCCCacaccggtgaacatccagggaaAGGACATTGACATAGTGGACTCTTATACAGTaagtacctgggtgttcacctgaaCAATAAGCTGGACTGGACTAATAACACACAAGCTCTCTACAAGAAAGGCCAGAGCAGACTTCATTTGCTGAGGAGACTCAGGTCCTTCGGTGTGCAGGGAGCACTCCTGAGGACTTTTTATGACTCTGTGGTGGCATCAGCCATCCTGTACGGAGTggtctgctggagcagcagcactaatgctgcagacaggaacagaCTAAACAAACTGGTGAAGAAGGCCAGCTCTGTCCTGGGCTGCCCCCTGGACCCTGTTGAGGTGGTGGGAGACAGAAGGATGATGGCAAAGCTATCAACCCTGATGGAGAACGTTTCCCACCCCCTGCATGGAACTGTAACAGctctgggcagctccttcagcggcAGGCTTCGCCACCCGCGGTGTCAGAAGGAGAGATACCgcaggtccttccttcctgctgcagtcagactgtttaaccaagcctgctcccagtagatcacaaaacacacacacaaccgaaaaattcactctgactttgtgcaataataatgttatattaatgttatattatgtttatcaaaccactgtgctgtgtctgtgttacactgaacattacagactacacttttgtcaaatagctgatctattttttatcttttaaatctattttttagtatctatttttttgtacattcttaattttttctttttatatttaaattgtactgtgttcactttttgtttgcaatctttgctctttgctgctgtaacactgtaaatttccccgttgtgggataaataaaggattatcttattttatcttatattCGAGTTCAACAAACACCACTGGAAGAAATTAGCTGTTTAGACAGATTAACAACTTCACATACACTTTACTGCCTGGGTTTACAAGTAGCACAGGCGCCATCTGCTGGTAAACTAAGAGTATTACAAGATGGCGTCCATAAACTGATTCATCATCATGTTGCAGAGTACGGTGAATTTATAATCTGCCGCTCTCCTCTCCGAACACACGCACGCTGGTAAACTGATCATGTATGTATGAGTATTTTATTCAGCCATTATACATatacaatcatttttaaacaatacaattatatattgtattgtattgtatatatACAATTGATTTGGGCTGAATcctggaataaaaggaaaaccgatgttgaaaaacaaaaacctcatacTCTGTCAGTGCAACAGGTTGATATTGACAGCATATGAATTTCCccaaaacacttgtttttcattgtatATCTTGTTTTGAGTTAAACATCATTCTCCTGAATGTTTATTCTGgactcggtgtgtgtgtgtgtgtgtgtgtgtgtgtgtgtgtgtgtaccccaactgcttggggccccagaccagtaggggccCCTCAGGGCTCACAAatgtaaaccaaagcagtggcccaaaatgacagtaggaaacctccctaagggggccccatctgacagcactcactgttgttgccctgctaagtgtcACATCCATTATTGCTTTGAAAACCAAAATGAGTttctgaaagtcaacaaagtaaaatgaagaggaataatcCCCAAGAGACTCTAGAAttgccacagtgtgtgtgatgacggAGGAATGTGGTCAGAGCCGTTGACAGCTTGGTCGGAGGTAGGTTAATGATGATTCACGCTCCGtcgataaacacattttaaagtatttttttagatGAAATCAAACTGTGGTTTTCAGTTACTGATCATATTCGACTCATCCCGTATCAGTTCTGCGGAGTTTTGAATAATATTCATAAAGTTATTCATTAGTCGTGAATGTTAACGGCTAATGTACTGAATGTTAAGCTAGCGTCTCGCGCAATAGGAAACCCCGTTGTCTCTCCTAAATCACgcgttttttcttttatcagggGAGATGTTTGATCCCGGCTCACAACACAATTCATCGGTTTCTGTTAATTTGTCTGTAAATACAGAGCCAGAACACACGGGGTTACATCAGCAATGCACAAACAGACCGTTATATAACGTAACTTTCTACATAGGGTTGCAAACTGGTTATACTACTGCCTAACAAGTCTGTAATACGGCAGAATGAACATCCCTGCAGACATCATTTATTACAGATTGAGCTGCATCATTACCGGTGACGTCATCATTGTCTcacgtttagcagctttacttttGTCTCCAAAAAGTTTGTAACCTGACAAACCGATCTATGTAGCCATTTACCCACGACCTatagttgtcatggtaacagttgaataaacAAACTGGACAACGGGCTGCAGACACTCAGGCTCCatcaaaatctggtaatattactgtacctttTGAGTCTGCGTGGTTCCTCATCTTCTCACAGCGTCTCTGCCGGCTTCCTCACCCTttgtttgtcaacaaatgcacgtgGTGTCAGAGGGGGAGGCGTGACCGTTTTTATGACactgcagttgcactcagagacctccAGATGGCGCCAAAGCAAACCAAAACTGACAACATATTGAggctttgatttttaatttttaagaaaggaaaggaaagtcaCATAACATCCTGCTGATAAGGAAAGTGCCACGCCTCTATCATGGACATTTAAAGCTGCTACTGCACATCACGTCATCCACACTAGAGAGCTGAACCTGGAGCGACTGTAACCAGAGAGCAACTTCAAGAGGAAACatctgagaggaagaaacagcagaaagatgaGGTGAGTATCTGACTTGCATacgaatgtttacatgtttctaatTTATTAATTCCAAACTCTTTcctatttgtctttttcttccccttcagcttcattattttagtgtttcacacgtttacttttctcactttgttgcttttgtgactttttgtttgtctggggtaaaataataataatacattatatttatgagtttcaatttcaagacactgtacatttgttaaaaagacagaaggatcagaacagtaaggacagactaagagacattacaacattacacacaaatcataaataaaacaacataaaggtGCAGCTACagataaacacaacacacatcacaatcatagattaaaagcttgtttggagaggtgagttttgatcagtgatttgaatgtAGAAGGGtcagtgcagtgttgaatgtgtgtagggagtgagtttccagagggaggggggcagctATGGCTCTGTCCCCCCGGGTTCGTCGCTTGGTTCTAAGTGGGGGAGACAGGAGGTTGGCTTTTAAAGAATggaggctgcgtgcaggagtgtgagggtgagctgtgaggtaggagggggcctggtggtCTAGGGCTTTATGTATaaggagaaggattttgaattggatacgGTACAGGACAGGGACCCAGTGGAGATATGTAGGACAGGGGCGATGTGTTCACTGGATCGGGTGTGGGTGAGAAGGGGTGCAGCAGAGTCCTAGATGTTTTGGAGTTTATTAAGGACTTTGGATGATCATCTTTAGTAACAGAAGGGTATCAGGTGTATCACATTAAgctaatattaataaaaacaagttaaagatGGATTTTGATAAACTGTTGTCTGTCGGTGAGGTAGgattttaaccaggaaagagcAGTGCCAGTGATGTTGAGTGAGTGTTCTAAGCTGGATAGAAGAATACTGTGGCTGATGGTGTCAGGGGCTGCAGTGAGGCCGAGGATGTTGAGGATGTTGAGGAGGTCGTTGGTGACTTTGAGGagagctgtttctgtgctgtgctgGGAAGCCTGACTGGAATGGTTCAAACAGGTTATTGGAGGAGAGGTGGGATTTGATCTGGGTAGGAGACAACACGTTccagtatttttgacagaaagcaGAGGTTGGAGATGGGGCGGAAGTTTCACATGCTGTCGGTTTTGAGTCCAGGTTTCTTGAGGATGGGGGTGACGTCTGCCAGTTTGGGTGTTTTGGGTACTGAacaagagcagagggaggagttgATGATTGAGGTTATGAGTGGCGAGATGGCCGGGAGATCGTTTTTGACAAGACTTGATGGGATGGGGTCGAGAGTACTGGTGGAGGACTTAGTGGTGGTAAATGCTAGTGGTGATGATGGATAGCTCATTTGGGGACACAGGGGAGAACTGACACAGAGGTTGGGTGATGAGGCGTGGGGATGCGGGTAGGGATGAAGAGAGGACAGTGAgagtgttgaagctgctgtaaaTGGTGTCAGTTTTGGATtggaataataaaagaaaagcatcGCATTTGTCAActgtgaaggaggaagaggtgttGTCACTGGGCTTGAAGAGTTTGTTTATTGCAGAGAAGAGAGCCTTGGGGTTGGATGAGCCTGAGTGGATTAGGTGTGAGTAATAGGTGGACCGGGCTGCGCTGAGAGCTTCTTTGTATTGTCTGAGGTAGTCAGCTGGCGTTTGTGGGATTTCATTTTATGGAGTTTGAGAGTGTATCAGGGTGCaaagtgtgtgaatgagagagTTTTAGTTTTAAGTTTAGCCAGTTGATCTAGACAGAAGGAGAGTGTGTTGTTATAGTAAGTGATGAgttcagagggagggggggggattttgCTGGTTATAGAGGCTGATAAAGCTGAGGGGTCGACTGAATTTACGTTTCTGAAGgagattttttgttttagctttGGAGTGGGAAGAGGGATGTCAATGTCCATGTTTATAACCAGATGGTTGGAGATGTTGAGGTTGAGACTTGACAGTTGATGGATTGTGTCCAGTCCAGAATGTGTCTGTTGTGAAAGTTGAGGCAGTGAAGTAGGTCCAGGAATTATTTCGCAGTCTATTTGTCATTGATGTGGAAGTCAAAATCCCCAAGGAGCAAAACAGAAGTTGAAATTGAGCAGAGTTGGGTAAGAAAGTcataaataactgaaaaaagaaGGGTTTGGTTTCGGGGGGGCGATAGATTACAGCAGTGACCAGGGGAGTAGGACCAGAGAGTTTGAAAACAATGTGTTCAAAGGAGTCAACTGCAGGGTTGGGAATGGTGCTAGTTTGAATGTTCTTCCTGtaaacagcagcaacaccaCCACCCTGTCCATCGGGACGGGGTTTGTCGATGTATGTGTATCCTGTGTTTGTGGTTTAGTTTAGTGAGGAATAGTCCATGGCATTTTGCCAGGTTTCGGTGAGAAAAAGGGAGTCCATTATTGGTGTCGGTTATGAAGTCATGGAGAATGAGGCTTTTATTGTTGAGAGAGCGAGTATTCAAAGGCCAGTTTGAGGTGATGATGTGGTCTTTTTGAGTGTGCAGGGTGAGGGatgattttaatttgtgtttccttttaagTAATCATCATTACGACTGATTTTTCTGGGGGGTTTTATTGAAGAGGTGGAATGTGTAATGGAAAATGTATTGTGCtcatgtgttaaaataaaactgcGACAGTTGCTGAAATATCGCTGTTCAGATCGCACCAAGCCCATATCCTGTTTACCAGAGGCCTCTGCGCAAACCTCTGCACAGGAAGTACATGGTAAGAACAAACAACCCCacaagtgctcatgatggataggctggatctttgtaacataacaatgagtaaggtctttttacctgctcttttgtaacataacaataagtaaggtctttttacctgctttttgtaacataacaataagtaatgtctttttacctgctcttttgtaacataacaatgagtaaggtcttttacctgctcttttgtaacataacaataagtaatgtctttttacctgctcttttgtaacataacaatgagtaaggtcttttacctgctcttttgtaacataacaataagtaatgtctttttacctgctcttttgtaacatagcaataagtaaggtcttttacctgctcttttgtaacataacaatgagtaaggtcttttac from Labrus mixtus chromosome 3, fLabMix1.1, whole genome shotgun sequence carries:
- the LOC132971863 gene encoding interferon-induced protein with tetratricopeptide repeats 1-like, giving the protein MSAAQSQTTLESLQCHFTWDLDRSRPKLLRLTDKMEDFSTEEGNKWLGHSYNLWGFIQYKLGLNEEAKSLFQKAAETLNKLRDADEGPWLVVNYGNLAWLHHHMGDLEESQAYLSKVDTLMEKYPSPSQDDLHAEIYAEKAWTLMFLGEDKKLVVDYFEKAARMQPDMVEWNTSYVIWLKNAQNFSDTRLDPDLLEKMRQAKERDPENLHLAALYLEQRANEGENIRDEVCELAGNVSTLCCSGSGMWALLNLYVDHISVDDAIDLAEKVLKEHPDVHYLKRCVAFLYRSRIVYKSRNYPDPEQSMMDRAIALHEELLSLYPHSSLKKETDLATIYAKSHHSKAKAEQIFQKLLKNEPAEPEDKQMLYNKYANHLYFNQNDSHGSTQYHMKAAAIPKKSYFRKKSIGILEEKKDRGIMCREIKEFLRNLQEPMQ